In the Rhododendron vialii isolate Sample 1 chromosome 2a, ASM3025357v1 genome, CATATCGCTTCCATCTAGAGAAGGCTGAGACCATGCGTGAGGCAACCTGCATTCGAGAGAGACCATTTAGTTGTCATCACGACACAATTCATATAGTACAAGCAAACTGAATTCCCTAATCAGACCTGAGGATTCAGTTTGTCCAACTGCACCACCATTTCCCCCAAGAATTTGTACCCTGAGCCATCTTTAGCATGAAAATTCACAGGAGACCCACAAAATCCACCAATTAGAGCATACACCTGTcccacaaaagaaaagaaaaaaaagtctcACTTACGCGAATACTTCCAGATTACTCACATGAGTGGAAGACAACTGGTGTGTGCTGCATATGAGCCTGTGTGCGTGTCTACATGtgcctcacacacacacacaacaagatatatatatatatatatatatagagagagagagagagagagagagagagagagagagagagagagagagagagagagagagagagagagagagagaggcctaCCTTGTTTGGATTGCACAGGTCAAATGCTGGATGGCTTAGGAGTTTCCTAACATTCTCGACATTCCCAGGAATGTCAGACATGGCTTGAAGAGAGAACCATTTAGCCACAACCTGGTTAAAAGAGAGAATGGAATATATCATAACCACTTATTCTCAACACTATACTTCGATCACTAAACATAGTATGCCTACTGAGTAGTTCAGCAGGCATTACAGGTAATTTTCTGTAGACTCTGTACCCGAGAAGAATTTCTCCCCTAAAGCAGAACGCCCATGAAAATCTCATTTAAACATATCTTGATTAAAAAGACAGTTACCAAGAAGTCATCCTGCCACTTGCTATAAAAGTTAGCCAGAACATCATCACGGGCCTTTCCAGGATTTTGAGCTATGGCAGCAAGAGCTGAAAATTGGTCAGTCAAATTTGTGGCAGTTCTATATTCATTCAATGCAAGCTCAGTTAGCTCTGGCTCTTCAATTGATGCAAGATATCCTgcatacaaaatcaaaataaatacaatACAATATAACTGTCCAACTTGACAAATCACTATGGCTAACACAAAATACCATCACTTAATCAAATTTCCAACAAAGCCATCTGGCAAAGACTGATTTAAATAACACATACCAAGTGAAATGTTCTTAAGAGCACGCCTCGCCATATTCGGATGGTCAAACTCATACTGCTCTGAGCTCCTGTTGTTTTTCACCTGTGAAAGCGGCCAAAGACGAGTTAATTTCACTAGCATTATCTTCATATATAAAGAGAACTCCACCAAAGAAGTGTATACCATGCTCAGAAACTCTTCTTTCAGTTCGGAAGCAAGCTGCTTTTTGATGAAAGACCGAACTGCATGAACAGCATCTGGATCGGCAACTTCCATCATGTCCATGATCTCTCCTTCACCAGGCAGAGTTACTGCCTTAGCAATGAATTCCTGGATAATACAAGGCATTTAACGTTGGAGGTAGGAGCAGTTTTTGATTTCTTAAAATAagtatgttacatggactcgggtacTGGTTTTGGATGCAGGTATATGTCTTACGTGTTGGATTCGTCTAATTTCCATCTCAAGGAAACGTAGACATGCCAAAAGATTCACATCCTGTTACGTATatctttattttcaaaatacacCACATCTCTATAAAATGAGATTTCAAGTTGGAAAAAGGTACAGGTACCTTCGGTGGACCGATTTTTTCCCTCTTAAGTAAAGAGTTTATCACAAGTTAGCAGGAGCACTTTTGCATTCTTGGGAATTGAGTTGAATGAAGACGAAGTTAAGACACAAGTTCCTTATACAAGAGTCCATGAAACATTGGAAATAGCTGGAAAGGAAATCAATAGTTAGTACCTTGTCTAAACTAGAGTCCCGGAGTATACATCTGAACCCGTGCACAAACTGTGGATTCAGAGCCAATGGTTTATTTTGTTGGAAATCAGCAACCAAGCTGAGCATCAGCTTCCTTCCTAGTATCTGTCCAGCTTCCCAACTAAAGCATGAACAATCATTCATTAAATTATTTGCATTATCTTCTTATATTCCTTTTTAGAAAGGTTGACGAGCAAAGTGGGATAGAAGACTTTAGGAGAAAGACTTACCGGTTGAACTCATCTGAATCATGAGCAAGAAGGAAAAACAGATGGCTGTCAGATAGATCAGAGTCAAGTCGGATAGGAGCACTGTATCCCCTCAACAAAGATGGAATTGGTCGCTGGGAGATATCCGAGAAGacaaattcttcttctttctgttCGCCACCAACATAAAGTTCACAATTACTAAAAtataagaagagaaaagaagcaTTGGAAACAATAAAACCCGAACTCATACTAGTTCCTTATCATAACCATGACCAAAACCGAGTTGCAGCCCATATAGGTAGAGATAGAGAGTCTAGAGACTATGGGCAAAGCCATGTTGATACAAGTGGGGGTAAATTGACCCCATTGACAGGGACAAAACCAGGATCCCATTGTGTGGAGGTGCCGACATGGTGTTCTCTCTAATCCATATTCATCAACAAATAAGGAGCACGAATTTCATTCTTCATTCAGTACAAACCAATAACACAAGCACTTTTTATTCTTCCTTTTAAAGCAGAGAAATGGCATTTTAGGATTAGTAACAACTCAATTTAGATAACGTTTTCAAGAGGAAAGGGCATATTACACTGACAATTTCAGTTTTATTTCAACTAAATCTCGGTTTATATTCtgatttgaagaaaatataACACATTAATGAGGTGTTACATATCCCTGATTTTTTACCATTCCAATTCACTCTGCACGCGACAAGATATgattctcctttcttttcttctttatgtTTTTTCCAAACATAATAGCAGTAATAACCATCCAACTAAGATATAAAATGGTGATAGAAAAAATTttgcattaaaaaaatttctaataaGGAAAATCCAATAACCACATAGAATTATCAGTCCAAGGAACTCGAGTACTAGATCAATTTTCCATAgtcactttctttttcaatgaCATTACCCAAACATACTTAAGTCCATCCACTTAGAAGTAGGGGATGCCAATAATAGCGGAATAGGAATGTGTGTATGTAACATACACCAAtctatggattttttttgaaagctagGGGGTTCCACGGCCCCCCCACCCAACATAATATTTAGGTCCAGCTCTGTCCACTGAGTTCACATAATTCATCTTCTTGTAcatggttttgaaatttttcgcAAAATATCCCTtacaatttaattaaatattgATTCCCACCaataaatttttccaaaatataacTCTACCTACTGTTGTATTATTCTTCCATTTTCTCCTCGATCATTAGATTTCTACCCCGCTAGAACAAAAGCTTTACAAGATTGCaagtagaaagaaaaaaaaaaaaacttccttcTCAAGAAAGTTCTGccccaatggacaaaaattctggctccgctGAGACAACTGATACTAGTTCCACATCACAAAAATCAAGAGCTAAATGTTTTGGAGATGGAGCCTACAGGGTTCTGAACTTACCTTTGTTATTTTAAGAACTGTACTGTAGACAGCCTGATCACCACACGCAACAGATTCCAACTTCCCATCATGATACACAGAGGAAAGAGGCATGTCTTTGCCACTTGAGTCCAGCAGACCTACTGCCACAGGAATGAACATAGGTTCTTTCACTGGCTGCCCTGGAGTCCGCGGCACCTCTTGACTGTGAAAACCCAATAAACAAACACTTCATTCACAATATCATGAGCCAATATACAGTGAAGAATAAATCTTGAATCAAATTCTCAGTTCGTACATAAACTTCAAAGAATACGTATGAGCCTCAGCATTGTAGGATGAAGTGACCTTCACAAGAGGGGTTCCAGCTTGAGAATACCTGTAAATAATTGTCTCAATTAAATGCATAAGCTTCAGATTGATCAGAtgaatttcttttaaaagaGGGAAAACTAGTTGATAATATACCACAAAAGGAAATTAGCAAAATCCGCCTCATTTGCATCTCGCATGGCAGCAAAGAAATCTTCACATGTTACAGCTTGTCCATCATGCCTCTTGAAATACAGATCCATGCCCTGAAATGAGAACAAGAAGTGTTTAATGAGTTCTCGAAGACCCCAGTCTGAAataaatcaagaatcaaatgcTTTAGTTAAAATCAATCCCTTACTTTTCTAAATCCATGACCACCCAATAGGGTCTTGTACATCCTCACAACTTCAGCTCCCTaataaagaattaaaaaaattacaccaGTGATAAGTTAATTGTTATTGTTGACTATAGAGAGATAAAAGTGGGTAAATGTAAGACTTAAGAAAGATTCAAACCTTTTCATACACCTACAAACAAGCAAAAagacaagaacaagaaaaacaagagtTAGGAGGCTAACAAACAAAAGCAGAAAATGAGAATAACATGTACAGAGAGAAATTGCTGAAGCCCTACCGTCACTGCAAGTTGAAACCAGTGGATGTCCCAAAATAGCCATGACAACCAATTACAGCAAAAGAGTTGGCCAAAATGAACATGCAAAGTCAACAAATTATAAGTTTTCCATGCCCGCCAAATCCTAGTGTCAATTACACAAATAAATGTAAACAAAAACGACATCCCATATGATGTAATAAGAAACTTGCCTGTGTAGAAATTGTCCATCTGTCACgagaaaaaaataccaacatTAACACGAGTTTTTTAGCAGTCAATAACTCCCTAGAGTAATCTAATAAATATTAACAAAGGAGAAGTCATTTAAGATGAGAACTTCATACCTTAATGTAAGAATGTGGCCGTACAGGATGAGCCATGGGACCAGCATCCTAGCAAAAGAGGACAAATCTTAACGCTTGCAGCACAATAACTAAAGTCAATAACAGGAAATGGTAAACTTTGATAAGATGAATTGAGTATGATCCTTGACGCTTAAATCTCCCAAGTACATTATAAGCAGCAGCGAGCTACTAATgctaaaaaatgacaaaatgcATAATTCAAAGTTATGGGCGAGGGAGATACCTGGGGAAACTGATAATTTCGAAGCTTCGAAACATCAGCAATCCGCTTAACCGTACGGCTCCCCATGTCGGATGAAAATTCCTGCCAAAGTCATAGGCATTAGAGATTTTCAAGCTCGGccgaagaaaaaagaaaactcaagGTTTTCATAGTCACTTGGAAATGATTTTTTGCCCAAACCTGATCACGGAAAACAGTGAGACCTTCCTTCAGACTAAGCTGGAACCAGTCTCGACATGTCACTctgcagaaaaaaagaaaagaaaagaagtattACAGTACGAAAAAGCAAGACAAAGAGAGGGTTACACGAAAGAGTGACAAGTTTTCATTAATGAAGATAAATAGTAGCACTATGAGCACCTGTTGCCAGTCCAGTTGTGAAAGTACTGCATATGCAAAAGAAGAACCACCTAAGTACAGTTCAGATGGAAAACCAAATATCCACGCTCATGTTCTTTTATGCAATAGAAAACAAACCTCATGGCCAATAACTCCTAAAATCGCAGCATAATCTGCATCTGTAGCAGTTTCTGGGGATGCCAAGACAAGCTTGGAATTGAATATCTAACAATGATCAAGCCAGACAACCGTCACTTAAATGAACTTGACAGTAAATATGAAACAAAGAGCTAACTTTTCAGGAAGCATACATTCAAGCTCTTGTTTTCCATGGCTCCCCTGGTAGTCAATGCATGAAACATAATTCGTAACTTAAAAACCAGAAAGCTCATCAAATATTCAGGGAAATCATGTATAGGAGAAGCATAGAGTATGTCGAGACTTACATGTTAAAATCTGGGACAGCTACGATATTAAACAGATCCAAGTCATACTCAAGACCAAAAAcctatatggagagagagagcatgctTTAGCATAAGCATGATGGAGATAGACCGAAGAATGCGTCCATAGGATTGCTTAAAGGAGAAATAAAAGTATAGAACTCACATCCTCATCCCATTTCATAGCTGCCTTGAGAGAATACATGGCGTGCTCAGTTTTTGGTATATCATGTGCTGGGGTCCAGATTCTAAGAGAAACCTTACGACCTGAACGAGTAATAAATGTGTCATCTCTGCTCTCCAATTGCCCGGCAACTAAAGCAAAAAGATAGCAAGGTTTCTTGAAGGGATCCTCCCAAAGAGCATAATGTCTGCCACCCTGCAATGAAACAAAAACTTTAACATTTCAAagagatcttttttttttcttttgtatcatCTACGAATAGAGTACTTCATCATCTGTTTTAACGAATGAAAAAAGCAATTCACCTCCATGTCTCCTTGCTCTATGAGATTTCCGTTAGACAACAACACAGGGTACAATGACTTATCAGCTTCAATGCGACAAGTGTATTTCGCCATAATATCAGGACGATCCTGATAGCGCAAAAGGAAGTTATCCATTTCAGTCCAAAATGTTAACATCTAATTATATGACTATCTTGCAATCTATAACTACTCATTTTTTAACCTGATAGAATGTAATTTTCCTGAAACCCTCTGCTTCGCATTGTGTACAGAAATTACCAGATGTCTTGTAAAGTCCCTACAAAAAGAAGGTTCGAAGGTAGTAAGACAGAATAAAGGCATAAACTGGAGGGCAATTCAGTAGGTAACACATCTTATTTTACCTCTAATGATGTGTTCTTCTGTGGACATATCTCGTTAACAATTTCCAGCGTAAATTTACCACTTGGAGGGGATGAGAGagtcaaatggcgtgaatccaGGTGGAAATCTTCCTCCTGAAATATACCAACGATTTACAGTCAGAAAATGCAAGGTTGGCTAACAAGCAACCATGTGAAATTTGAACTGAAAAAATCGCATATTGAAACATAATGCTGAACAAAACAGTGGAGAACAATGAGAAAGCAGGAAGCTGATGAACATTAGCACACGTGAGCAGTTGATACCAAAAGACAGGAAAAAAGATAGTGAGAATCCTGATCAGTTTCCACACCTTCAGATCCTTGCCATTGACCTTGATTGAAACCAGCTTCATATCTTGCCCATCCAATACCAATGGAGAAGTGCAGCCTGTTTCCCAAAACAAGATTAGTGAACATCTATTGTGAATCTGTGATACACTGATATATCACATTAAATAAACATTCCATAAATGAACTCCCTGGGGAAAATAGAAAGAGCCtaggaaacaaacaaaatgggtcACCAAATATTTCTCCATAAAAGAGTGAACATACCATTCGAAGGATGTCCAATATTTTTAAGAAGCgaccgaaaaaaataaaagtagagAAATGTTAAACATGCACTCCAGAAGAAGGCATAACATACAAACCGATATTACCTTCGACCCCGGGGTAGACAGTTATGCTGGAGCAGACAATTGTTTTCTCCTCACCCAGTGAGAATTTTAAATCCACCTGAGTATCCATGGTTAtgtaagaagaaaaaatgtaGCAATCAAAATAACCAATCTTAACATATTGTGTTCAACCGCATATGATTTTATTTTCTGATAAGTAATCAATCAAATGAGTAGGTATATACCGTATCAAAGTAGTAATCAGGCAActtgtaatcttttaaaaaaacttctttGGGCGTGTCCATTTTGGATTCTTCGACTTGCTTCGGTGCAGCTTCTGTTCCAACTGAACAAATTAGCCTCCTGCTGAATTGTTTGGCCCTCTAAAAATGGTTGAAATGCAAAGAACCATTAAAAGTGAGCATACAAATTCACCTAATGTTTGCTAAAGGATTTATTAAATGATAACTAATGATAGCGACTCACTGATAATGAAGGATAAGGAAACCAATGAAACTTCTGATGTGCAACCTAACAATACAGACAAATTATCTCAATTTAgaaaatattaaatatataattcAAGATTCCAACGCTTTAAGTAACCTAAAATGAAGCAATAGTAGGAACATAAAAAAACCCAGGCTATAAAAACTACAAACCTCCAAGCTTAGGTAATTCCTATATCTGGAGATATTTTTAGCTGACTGCCCGGTAGATCTGACAGGACAAGAGGTCTGAAACTGCCATAACACAGGAGAAGATTTGAGTTGCAATTAGACAATACAAGTCACAAGTGACTCACAACGACCTTCCAGCAAAAATAGCAATTACACTCTCTACAATCTTAAACCACACAGAGGAAATGGAAAGAGAGACAAACAAATagaatctctccctctctcactcacaCACGTGTCCATGCGCTTGCACACACTCACTTGTCTTTTTGTTTAGAACACGTAgttttgaagattttttttttggaactggAAAAGGCCACAAAAGGCTACAACCCTATAGATGGGGCatcaaaaagaaaggaaactaCACAAATTGGGAGGGGATAGGAAACCCAAGACTGAGCTAGATTCTTCTATCAAAAGGCTTGAAGGTTGAAGTACGATTTAATTTCACAACCCCCAGCTGAGGGAAACAACAAAATCAGACCAAAATGTAAAAATGCGGACGAGAGGATTTTCTATCTTCAACGACAAAGGAGAGacaaattttctcaaattctCAGAAGATAGTTAAGGTGCTTTGAAAGCAAAAAAGTTAGTGTGAAGCTGCAGGAACTAAAAtcctaaaaaacacaaaacacgcAGAAAATGCCCACACGAAATCCAATCCAACTATCAACATTCAAACTGTACTTTGGCATTTCCAATAACTACTCAAGAAAGACACGACAATGGCAAAATCATTTATGATAGACACAACAACAAAGCAAAAGAATTATGATTTCTGAACCTTTACACTCTATTTAGGAAAATAATACGGAAACGAAGGAAAATTCAGAATTTGAACCCTGTAGCATTAACATTTCtaaacagtttatttccttTCATATGCTTTCCAGAATAATCaaccagaaaaagaagaagaagatggaccCACAGAAATTACTAATCAATAATTAGAGCTAGGAAATCACATGAGCAGAGGAGATCAAACCCAAGATACATGTCTTCGACAAACCCGAACCTTTGCATGGTAGAATCAACCGAGCCATCATCCAACAAATAAAAACCCTAACGAATCTTTTTACTGTTTCATCAGTAAAGAATGTCAAAAATTATCACACTCGCTCAAATGGGTTTGTAATTTGACCAACAAGAATGAGACCCAGatgctcaaaactcaaactttATCACACTAACTCAAATGGGTTTAAATCGACAAGAGAGAGACCCAGatgctcaaaactcaaactttATCACACTAACTCAAATGGGTTTGAATCGATAAGAGAGAGACCCAGATGCTCAAAACTCAGATATATGCACTCAAAAGCCCTAGATCAAAGAACCCATCAGAGAAAACTcttgagtgtgtgtgtgcgtgtatgtgtgtgtttttaaGGTTTATAGGGATGTGGACTATGGATAATCCAAATCATGGACAAGAAAATTCAGACAAAtagaatatacatatatatgcagtgtatatagagagagaataaatgaaaatttgaaagcCAGATTGGTTCCTGGCATTACCTTTCGGCTTTTGTCTGATGATCAGAACAGAAGGAAACAGAGGATCCTCGGAAAACCtaagatgaaaaagaaaagtgactGCTTTTTTGTGAAGCGATTGATACATGCTTATCTACTTAAGCTGTAAGTATTATCCAAAACCGCCCatcccaaaagaaaaaacaaacacgaaattttgataaataaataagtactttaatttaCTTGTATTTGTCCTTCTATTTTAATCgaataaaaatttaattatgtctttttttGGTTGAACAGAAATTAATCATATCTTCTAATTGATAATATTTATTCATACTTAATAAATTCATACTCACAGTCATAATGAATTAcctaaaatattcaaaatagaaaagatCGAACAATTAGGAGTACATTATTGAAAAGGAATGCTCCATTGTCATATGTcttatcaattaaaaaatataattaatttaaaattttcaagaaattccAAAAATAACCATAAAATTGGAACGAGGGGAATTAAAAATAACGAACCATACAAAGAGGCCATAACCAAAATTTAATCCAAGAAAATAGGAATCTAAGAAATAGTCAATCAAAAATATTGGTAACACTCCGAACCATGTATCTTTAACATACTATCAAAGAGATCACGAAATTGTTTTAGATTGGTTGGCCACATAAAATTTGTCAATAAAAGTGTGTTTAGATTAACCGGACAGATCGGAGATTCGTCGAAGCATACGTAAATTGGTTAGATACCTTGAccagcaaa is a window encoding:
- the LOC131314590 gene encoding puromycin-sensitive aminopeptidase — its product is MMARLILPCKGSGLSKTCILGLISSAHQFQTSCPVRSTGQSAKNISRYRNYLSLEVAHQKFHWFPYPSLSRAKQFSRRLICSVGTEAAPKQVEESKMDTPKEVFLKDYKLPDYYFDTVDLKFSLGEEKTIVCSSITVYPGVEGCTSPLVLDGQDMKLVSIKVNGKDLKEEDFHLDSRHLTLSSPPSGKFTLEIVNEICPQKNTSLEGLYKTSGNFCTQCEAEGFRKITFYQDRPDIMAKYTCRIEADKSLYPVLLSNGNLIEQGDMEGGRHYALWEDPFKKPCYLFALVAGQLESRDDTFITRSGRKVSLRIWTPAHDIPKTEHAMYSLKAAMKWDEDVFGLEYDLDLFNIVAVPDFNMGAMENKSLNIFNSKLVLASPETATDADYAAILGVIGHEYFHNWTGNRVTCRDWFQLSLKEGLTVFRDQEFSSDMGSRTVKRIADVSKLRNYQFPQDAGPMAHPVRPHSYIKMDNFYTVTVYEKGAEVVRMYKTLLGGHGFRKGMDLYFKRHDGQAVTCEDFFAAMRDANEADFANFLLWYSQAGTPLVKVTSSYNAEAHTYSLKFIQEVPRTPGQPVKEPMFIPVAVGLLDSSGKDMPLSSVYHDGKLESVACGDQAVYSTVLKITKKEEEFVFSDISQRPIPSLLRGYSAPIRLDSDLSDSHLFFLLAHDSDEFNRWEAGQILGRKLMLSLVADFQQNKPLALNPQFVHGFRCILRDSSLDKEFIAKAVTLPGEGEIMDMMEVADPDAVHAVRSFIKKQLASELKEEFLSMVKNNRSSEQYEFDHPNMARRALKNISLGYLASIEEPELTELALNEYRTATNLTDQFSALAAIAQNPGKARDDVLANFYSKWQDDFLVVAKWFSLQAMSDIPGNVENVRKLLSHPAFDLCNPNKVYALIGGFCGSPVNFHAKDGSGYKFLGEMVVQLDKLNPQVASRMVSAFSRWKRYDETRQGLAKAQLEMIMSANGLSENVFEIASKSLAA